Proteins encoded in a region of the Drosophila gunungcola strain Sukarami chromosome 3L unlocalized genomic scaffold, Dgunungcola_SK_2 000005F, whole genome shotgun sequence genome:
- the LOC128259386 gene encoding cyclin-dependent kinase 12 isoform X1 produces MPSRRSGGGGTTKRKHSLGNLRRAHPASGATWNVQVVRGKMSSKCLWHACRALILGLTLMLLGAGMATLGYYADHLSMGSELRGNVTVRVKNDLKGFHLNNFAYVGPIVMGFGGFIVVASCVMTFEARDSAAKVVPARLRAGGGGSTKNPSRSNQGSSASQRRGMGAQYQSSRWDQHFGVFRSSPGDPHQQPQSALISATHPHPHPHAHPHIQQQQQPFDREALTAELVKFSRSLSASNRFYPRWRRLSGAGSAPDLSESGSGSHVHANNTTTTTDFTANTTNHCTTMTATNATNYCNLLSLNRLSPLEWELHCSHRRHRRHHHRHSNHSHHSNQHSTHHSHYQKSSSSSVRRVRQMRPGSGSNSNPSGGGGGGGAGGAGSSSSARIISNSSSLIQRATRECSLLQPPAASRVYWQASSFDGGSHPPSGSGISSGAEKRSERNKRSDTAKRHVLARQRPIEQEEARDHSRSPLGHRRNSTMSDSSYSGRWTARCASIASRTSSIESRRVQVDLHSPEVMPKSILRSPKRYSSGPSATPSVEKEFRSQLSVCSEPPPPVRQLSGQSSMEPAVPEESLDQSEEQETTTSQPKTSYEEITELQHHTSTLPPKKVRPGFLPLARSEQDEQDQRPVAAPLYRSNSSRQFYRPKKGVPNERDDSVFYIRSMERGLAGNGGSASADEQMYDSLRVINERRTTLLKADSQSSLGSAERKLSSFSLKMPEITERENSIEIEMDADEPPPPAPPPPPPPPSIPPSSPPPPTSIAKILNEDP; encoded by the exons ATGCCATCCCGTCGCTCCGGTGGCGGAGGCACCACCAAGCGGAAGCACTCGCTGGGCAACCTGCGGCGGGCACATCCCGCATCGGGGGCCACGTGGAACGTGCAGGTGGTGCGCGGCAAGATGTCCTCGAAGTGCCTGTGGCACGCCTGCCGAGCCCTGATCCTGGGACTCACGCTGATGCTCCTGGGCGCGGGCATGGCCACCCTGGGCTACTATGCGGATCACCTCTCGATGGGATCGGAGTTGCGCGGCAACGTCACCGTTCGGGTGAAGAACGACCTCAAGGGCTTCCACCTGAACAACTTCGCGTACGTGGGTCCCATCGTCATGGGCTTCGGCGGCTTCATCGTGGTGGCCTCCTGCGTGATGACCTTCGAGGCCCGCGACTCCGCCGCCAAGGTCGTTCCAGCCCGATTAAGGGCTGGCGGAGGCGGCAGCACCAAGAATCCCTCGAGGAGCAACCAGGGCAGCTCCGCTTCACAGCGACGCGGGATGG GTGCCCAGTACCAGTCGAGTCGTTGGGATCAGCACTTCGGGGTGTTCCGCTCCTCGCCGGGGGATCCCCACCAGCAGCCGCAGAGCGCCCTCATTTCGGCcacgcatccgcatccgcatccgcatgcACATCCGCacatccagcagcagcagcagccgttCGACCGCGAGGCCCTCACCGCCGAACTGGTCAAGTTCTCCAGGTCACTCAG TGCATCCAATCGCTTTTATCCCCGGTGGCGCCGCCTTTCCGGGGCTGGCTCCGCTCCGGATTTGTCCGAATCCGGATCCGGATCTCATGTTCATGCCaacaacaccaccaccaccaccgacTTCACCGCCAACACCACAAATCACTGCACCACTATGACAGCCACCAACGCCACTAATTACTGCAATTTGCTCTCACTGAACCGCTTGTCGCCGCTGGAATGGGAATTGCATTGCTCGCACCGCCGGCATCGTCGTCACCACCATCGCCACTCGAACCACTCGCACCACTCGAATCAACACTCGACTCACCACTCGCACTACCAAAAATCCTCGAGCAGCAGTGTGCGACGAGTGCGTCAAATGCGTCCCGGTTCGGGATCAAACTCCAATCCCtcgggaggaggaggaggaggaggagcaggaggagctggCTCCTCATCGTCGGCCCGCATCATTAGCAACTCCTCCAGCCTCATCCAGAGGGCCACCAGGGAGTGCTCCCTGCTCCAGCCGCCGGCCGCGAGTCGCGTCTACTGGCAGGCCTCCTCCTTCGACGGCGGCAGCCATCCCCCGTCCGGATCGGGCATCAGTTCCGGGGCGGAGAAGCGCAGTGAGCGGAACAAGCGATCGGACACCGCCAAGAGGCATGTCCTCGCCCGCCAGAGACCCATCGAACAGGAGGAGGCTCGCGATCACAGTCGCAGTCCTCTGGGACACAGGAg AAACTCGACAATGTCGGACTCCTCGTATAGTGGCCGCTGGACGGCTCGCTGTGCGTCCATCGCCAGTCGAACATCCAGTATCGAATCCCGGCGTGTCCAAGTGGATCTCCATAGTCCCGAGGTGATGCCCAAGTCGATACTGCGATCGCCCAAGCGCTACAGTTCCGGGCCCTCCGCCACGCCCTCCGTGGAGAAAGAATTTCG TAGCCAGTTGTCTGTGTGCTCGGAGCCACCGCCGCCGGTGCGTCAGTTGTCTGGGCAATCCAGCATGGAGCCGGCTGTGCCCGAGGAGAGCCTGGACCAGTCGGAGGAGCAGGAGACGACGACCTCGCAGCCCAAGACGTCCTACGAGGAGATCACCGAGCTGCAGCACCACACGAGCACTTTGCCGCCGAAGAAGGTGCGTCCTGGTTTCCTACCCCTCGCCCGCAGCGAGCAGGACGAACAGGATCAGAGGCCGGTGGCGGCGCCGCTCTACAGGAGCAACAGTTCCAGGCAGTTCTACAGACCCAAGAAGGGGGTGCCCAACGAGCGGGATGACTCCGTGTTCTACATACGATCCATGGAGCGGGGATTGGCCGGCAACGGTGGCAGTGCCAGTGCGGATGAGCAGATGTACGATTCCCTGAGGGTGATTAACGAGAGGAGGACCACCTTGCTGAAGGCTGACTCACAGAGCTCGCTGGGATCGGCGGAACGGAAGCTGAGCAGCTTCTCCCTCAAAATGCCCGAGATTACGGAGCGCGAGAACTCCATTGAGATCGAAATGGATGCGGACGAACCGCCGCCACCTGCACCTCCTCCACCGCCACCTCCTCCTTCGATTCCGCCTTCTTCGCCACCGCCTCCTACATCGATAGCCAAAATCCTGAACGAGGATCCCTAG
- the LOC128259386 gene encoding uncharacterized protein LOC128259386 isoform X2: MPSRRSGGGGTTKRKHSLGNLRRAHPASGATWNVQVVRGKMSSKCLWHACRALILGLTLMLLGAGMATLGYYADHLSMGSELRGNVTVRVKNDLKGFHLNNFAYVGPIVMGFGGFIVVASCVMTFEARDSAAKVVPARLRAGGGGSTKNPSRSNQGSSASQRRGMGAQYQSSRWDQHFGVFRSSPGDPHQQPQSALISATHPHPHPHAHPHIQQQQQPFDREALTAELVKFSRSLSSVRRVRQMRPGSGSNSNPSGGGGGGGAGGAGSSSSARIISNSSSLIQRATRECSLLQPPAASRVYWQASSFDGGSHPPSGSGISSGAEKRSERNKRSDTAKRHVLARQRPIEQEEARDHSRSPLGHRRNSTMSDSSYSGRWTARCASIASRTSSIESRRVQVDLHSPEVMPKSILRSPKRYSSGPSATPSVEKEFRSQLSVCSEPPPPVRQLSGQSSMEPAVPEESLDQSEEQETTTSQPKTSYEEITELQHHTSTLPPKKVRPGFLPLARSEQDEQDQRPVAAPLYRSNSSRQFYRPKKGVPNERDDSVFYIRSMERGLAGNGGSASADEQMYDSLRVINERRTTLLKADSQSSLGSAERKLSSFSLKMPEITERENSIEIEMDADEPPPPAPPPPPPPPSIPPSSPPPPTSIAKILNEDP, translated from the exons ATGCCATCCCGTCGCTCCGGTGGCGGAGGCACCACCAAGCGGAAGCACTCGCTGGGCAACCTGCGGCGGGCACATCCCGCATCGGGGGCCACGTGGAACGTGCAGGTGGTGCGCGGCAAGATGTCCTCGAAGTGCCTGTGGCACGCCTGCCGAGCCCTGATCCTGGGACTCACGCTGATGCTCCTGGGCGCGGGCATGGCCACCCTGGGCTACTATGCGGATCACCTCTCGATGGGATCGGAGTTGCGCGGCAACGTCACCGTTCGGGTGAAGAACGACCTCAAGGGCTTCCACCTGAACAACTTCGCGTACGTGGGTCCCATCGTCATGGGCTTCGGCGGCTTCATCGTGGTGGCCTCCTGCGTGATGACCTTCGAGGCCCGCGACTCCGCCGCCAAGGTCGTTCCAGCCCGATTAAGGGCTGGCGGAGGCGGCAGCACCAAGAATCCCTCGAGGAGCAACCAGGGCAGCTCCGCTTCACAGCGACGCGGGATGG GTGCCCAGTACCAGTCGAGTCGTTGGGATCAGCACTTCGGGGTGTTCCGCTCCTCGCCGGGGGATCCCCACCAGCAGCCGCAGAGCGCCCTCATTTCGGCcacgcatccgcatccgcatccgcatgcACATCCGCacatccagcagcagcagcagccgttCGACCGCGAGGCCCTCACCGCCGAACTGGTCAAGTTCTCCAGGTCACTCAG CAGTGTGCGACGAGTGCGTCAAATGCGTCCCGGTTCGGGATCAAACTCCAATCCCtcgggaggaggaggaggaggaggagcaggaggagctggCTCCTCATCGTCGGCCCGCATCATTAGCAACTCCTCCAGCCTCATCCAGAGGGCCACCAGGGAGTGCTCCCTGCTCCAGCCGCCGGCCGCGAGTCGCGTCTACTGGCAGGCCTCCTCCTTCGACGGCGGCAGCCATCCCCCGTCCGGATCGGGCATCAGTTCCGGGGCGGAGAAGCGCAGTGAGCGGAACAAGCGATCGGACACCGCCAAGAGGCATGTCCTCGCCCGCCAGAGACCCATCGAACAGGAGGAGGCTCGCGATCACAGTCGCAGTCCTCTGGGACACAGGAg AAACTCGACAATGTCGGACTCCTCGTATAGTGGCCGCTGGACGGCTCGCTGTGCGTCCATCGCCAGTCGAACATCCAGTATCGAATCCCGGCGTGTCCAAGTGGATCTCCATAGTCCCGAGGTGATGCCCAAGTCGATACTGCGATCGCCCAAGCGCTACAGTTCCGGGCCCTCCGCCACGCCCTCCGTGGAGAAAGAATTTCG TAGCCAGTTGTCTGTGTGCTCGGAGCCACCGCCGCCGGTGCGTCAGTTGTCTGGGCAATCCAGCATGGAGCCGGCTGTGCCCGAGGAGAGCCTGGACCAGTCGGAGGAGCAGGAGACGACGACCTCGCAGCCCAAGACGTCCTACGAGGAGATCACCGAGCTGCAGCACCACACGAGCACTTTGCCGCCGAAGAAGGTGCGTCCTGGTTTCCTACCCCTCGCCCGCAGCGAGCAGGACGAACAGGATCAGAGGCCGGTGGCGGCGCCGCTCTACAGGAGCAACAGTTCCAGGCAGTTCTACAGACCCAAGAAGGGGGTGCCCAACGAGCGGGATGACTCCGTGTTCTACATACGATCCATGGAGCGGGGATTGGCCGGCAACGGTGGCAGTGCCAGTGCGGATGAGCAGATGTACGATTCCCTGAGGGTGATTAACGAGAGGAGGACCACCTTGCTGAAGGCTGACTCACAGAGCTCGCTGGGATCGGCGGAACGGAAGCTGAGCAGCTTCTCCCTCAAAATGCCCGAGATTACGGAGCGCGAGAACTCCATTGAGATCGAAATGGATGCGGACGAACCGCCGCCACCTGCACCTCCTCCACCGCCACCTCCTCCTTCGATTCCGCCTTCTTCGCCACCGCCTCCTACATCGATAGCCAAAATCCTGAACGAGGATCCCTAG